In one Bacillus thuringiensis genomic region, the following are encoded:
- a CDS encoding extracellular solute-binding protein, translating into MKKALSLLTVSALSIGMLSACGPKDSGKKEESKAKKDYDLLVWEDDKKGVGLEAAVKSFEEKYKVKVKVVEMQMTDQVKKLRLDGPAGTGPDVVTLPHDQIGNAVTEGLLSEVKADDAVKSKFTDSSIKAQTYNGKLYGLPKAIETPVFIYNKKLMPKAPETMDELFNFSKEFTKDGKYGFLALGDNFYFANAFMAGMGGYVFGEKDGKPNASDVGLNNSGAVQGAEYLQKWYKEKLFPKGIIGESGGPAADGLFNEGKAASIMNGPWAFQAMEKNGIDYGVAPMPKLPNGQPMKTFVGVKGWHVTSFSKQNDLATKFTEWVTNEENAKIRFEKTKEIPPVKSVMEDPIIKDNEAAKAVATQSENGIPMPNIPEMQEVWKPAGDALQLVVTDKEAPKVALDSAVKQIKGNIEANHNKKK; encoded by the coding sequence ATGAAGAAAGCATTATCATTATTAACGGTTTCAGCATTATCTATTGGTATGTTATCTGCATGTGGACCGAAAGATTCAGGGAAAAAAGAGGAAAGTAAAGCGAAAAAAGATTATGATCTTCTTGTTTGGGAAGATGATAAAAAAGGTGTTGGTTTAGAAGCAGCAGTGAAAAGCTTTGAGGAAAAATATAAAGTAAAAGTAAAAGTTGTTGAAATGCAAATGACAGATCAAGTGAAGAAGTTACGCCTTGATGGGCCAGCGGGGACTGGACCAGATGTTGTAACATTGCCACACGATCAAATCGGAAATGCAGTAACAGAAGGTTTACTTTCTGAAGTGAAAGCAGATGATGCTGTAAAGAGTAAATTTACTGATTCATCAATAAAAGCACAGACATATAACGGAAAATTATATGGTTTACCAAAAGCAATTGAGACGCCAGTCTTTATTTACAATAAAAAACTAATGCCAAAAGCGCCAGAAACGATGGACGAGCTGTTTAACTTCTCAAAAGAATTTACGAAAGATGGCAAGTACGGATTTTTAGCATTAGGAGATAACTTCTACTTTGCTAATGCATTCATGGCAGGTATGGGCGGTTATGTATTTGGTGAAAAAGATGGAAAGCCAAATGCAAGTGATGTTGGATTAAATAATAGCGGAGCAGTACAAGGTGCTGAATATCTTCAAAAATGGTACAAAGAAAAATTATTCCCGAAAGGTATTATCGGTGAATCAGGTGGGCCTGCTGCTGATGGGTTATTCAATGAAGGAAAAGCAGCATCTATCATGAATGGCCCATGGGCGTTCCAAGCAATGGAAAAGAACGGAATTGATTATGGCGTTGCTCCAATGCCGAAATTACCAAATGGTCAACCAATGAAAACGTTCGTTGGGGTTAAAGGGTGGCATGTAACTAGTTTCTCTAAACAAAATGATTTAGCTACAAAATTCACTGAGTGGGTAACAAATGAAGAAAACGCAAAAATTCGATTTGAAAAAACAAAAGAAATTCCTCCAGTAAAATCAGTAATGGAAGATCCAATTATTAAAGATAACGAAGCTGCAAAAGCAGTTGCAACGCAATCTGAAAATGGAATTCCAATGCCAAACATTCCAGAAATGCAAGAAGTTTGGAAACCAGCTGGAGATGCGCTTCAATTAGTTGTTACAGATAAAGAGGCACCAAAAGTGGCGCTTGATAGTGCAGTGAAACAAATTAAAGGTAATATTGAGGCAAATCATAACAAGAAAAAATAA
- a CDS encoding alpha-glycosidase has product MFKEAIYHRPKDNYAYAYDEQTIHIRVRTKRDDVQCADLIYGDPYEWKDGKWISSSTPMKKTGSTALFDYWSIAIEPKFKRLRYGFELKSETDTLIYAERGFFSSIPNDDVGNFFCFPFIHADDVFKAPSWIKDTIWYQIFPERFANGDSTLNPENTLPWGSANPTTTNFFGGDFAGVIQNLDYLVNLGISGIYFTPIFKAHSNHKYDTIDYMEIDPQFGTKETFKELVEECHKHGIKVMLDAVFNHSGYFFEKFQDVLENGEKSAYKEWFHIHEFPIITEPLPNYDTFAFTPYMPKLNTAHPDVKEYLLEVGRYWVREFNIDGWRLDVANEVDHNFWREFRTEIKTLNPEVYILGEIWHDALPWLQGDQFDAVMSYPVTNALLSYFANDSIKASEFTKQITESLHSYSMNVNEAAFHLLDSHDTPRILTTCNGDKNKLKLLYVFHLSFIGSPCIYYGDEIGMDGGMDPDCRKCMIWDTKEQDHALFTHIQTLILLRKEHKAFGGHGTFQFIETNDEHNYISYTKTYEDETIFFVLNPTNSEVTVSLPLHVTGKKIINIYTNEEFSAEASVLQVTLPPYGFSILKW; this is encoded by the coding sequence ATGTTTAAAGAAGCCATTTATCATAGGCCGAAAGATAATTATGCATACGCTTATGATGAACAAACAATTCACATCCGAGTACGTACTAAGAGAGATGATGTTCAATGCGCCGATCTTATTTACGGTGATCCTTACGAATGGAAAGACGGGAAATGGATATCATCAAGTACACCCATGAAAAAAACGGGTTCTACTGCATTATTTGATTATTGGTCCATTGCAATCGAACCGAAATTTAAGCGCTTACGTTATGGATTTGAATTAAAATCTGAAACAGACACTCTTATTTATGCAGAGCGAGGATTTTTTTCTAGCATTCCAAATGATGATGTTGGTAACTTTTTCTGTTTTCCATTTATTCATGCAGATGATGTATTCAAAGCACCATCTTGGATTAAAGACACCATTTGGTATCAGATTTTTCCTGAACGATTCGCTAATGGCGATAGTACGCTGAATCCAGAAAACACCCTTCCTTGGGGAAGTGCGAATCCAACTACAACTAATTTTTTCGGCGGAGATTTTGCTGGTGTTATTCAAAACCTTGATTACCTTGTTAACCTTGGCATTTCCGGAATATATTTCACACCTATTTTCAAAGCTCATTCAAACCATAAATATGACACAATTGACTATATGGAAATTGACCCACAATTTGGGACGAAAGAAACTTTTAAAGAGCTCGTTGAAGAATGTCATAAGCACGGTATAAAAGTAATGCTCGATGCTGTGTTTAATCATAGTGGATACTTTTTCGAGAAATTTCAAGACGTACTAGAGAATGGTGAGAAGTCCGCATATAAAGAGTGGTTCCACATTCATGAATTCCCGATTATAACCGAACCACTTCCAAATTATGATACTTTCGCCTTTACACCGTATATGCCTAAATTAAATACAGCTCATCCAGATGTAAAAGAATACTTACTTGAAGTAGGACGTTATTGGGTACGCGAATTCAATATAGATGGCTGGCGCCTTGATGTCGCCAATGAAGTCGATCACAACTTTTGGAGAGAATTCCGAACTGAAATAAAGACACTAAATCCTGAAGTATATATTTTGGGAGAAATTTGGCACGATGCCCTTCCGTGGCTACAAGGCGATCAATTTGATGCTGTCATGAGTTATCCTGTTACAAACGCTCTACTTTCTTACTTTGCTAACGATTCCATTAAAGCAAGTGAATTCACGAAGCAAATTACAGAATCTCTACATTCCTACTCTATGAATGTAAATGAAGCAGCATTTCATTTATTAGACAGCCATGATACTCCAAGAATTTTAACAACATGCAACGGAGATAAAAATAAGTTGAAATTGCTCTATGTATTCCATCTTTCTTTCATCGGCTCTCCTTGTATTTATTACGGGGATGAAATTGGTATGGATGGCGGCATGGACCCTGATTGCCGTAAATGTATGATTTGGGATACTAAAGAACAAGATCATGCATTATTTACCCATATACAAACATTGATTTTATTACGTAAAGAACATAAAGCATTTGGAGGACATGGTACTTTTCAATTCATCGAAACAAATGATGAACATAATTATATTTCTTATACGAAAACATATGAGGATGAAACTATCTTTTTCGTTTTAAACCCTACTAATAGTGAAGTTACAGTTTCACTCCCTCTTCATGTTACTGGTAAGAAAATAATTAATATTTATACAAACGAAGAATTTTCAGCGGAAGCAAGTGTATTACAAGTTACACTTCCTCCATATGGATTCTCCATATTAAAATGGTAA
- the malL gene encoding oligo-1,6-glucosidase, protein MEKQWWKESVVYQIYPRSFMDSNGDGIGDLQGIISKLDYLKELGIDVIWLSPVYESPNDDNGYDISDYCKIMNEFGTMEDWDELLHEMHERNMKLMMDLVVNHTSDEHNWFIESRKSKDNKYRDYYIWRPGKEGKEPNNWGAAFSGSAWQYDEMTDEYYLHLFSKKQPDLNWDNEKVRQDVYEMMKFWLEKGIDGFRMDVINFISKEEGLPAVETDEDGYVSGHKHFMNGPNIHKYLHEMHEEVLSHYDIMTVGEMPGVTTEEAQLYTGEERKELQMVFQFEHMDLDSGEGGKWDVKPCSLLTLKENLTKWQKALEHTGWNSLYWNNHDQPRVVSRFGNDGMYRIESAKMLATVLHMMKGTPYIYQGEEIGMTNVRFESINEYRDIETLNMYKEKVIDHGEDIEKVMESIYIKGRDNARTPMQWNDQNHAGFTKGEPWITVNPNYKEINVKQAIQDEGSIFYYYKKLIELRKNNEIVVYGSYDLILDNDPSIFAYVRTYRDEKLLVIANFTADESVFEMPKDIGYSESELFIHNYDVEIGSIDNIPLRPYEAIVFKLK, encoded by the coding sequence ATGGAAAAACAATGGTGGAAAGAAAGCGTAGTATATCAAATTTATCCTCGTAGCTTTATGGATAGTAACGGTGATGGTATAGGAGATCTTCAAGGGATTATTTCAAAGCTAGATTACTTAAAAGAATTAGGGATTGATGTGATTTGGTTATCACCAGTCTATGAATCTCCAAATGATGATAATGGTTATGATATAAGCGATTATTGTAAAATTATGAACGAGTTCGGAACAATGGAAGATTGGGATGAGCTATTACATGAAATGCATGAACGCAATATGAAACTGATGATGGATTTAGTTGTTAATCATACATCTGATGAACATAATTGGTTTATTGAATCACGTAAATCAAAAGATAATAAATATAGAGATTACTATATATGGCGTCCTGGAAAAGAAGGGAAAGAACCGAACAACTGGGGAGCTGCTTTTAGTGGATCTGCATGGCAGTATGATGAAATGACGGATGAATATTATTTACATCTGTTTTCTAAAAAACAGCCAGATTTAAACTGGGATAATGAAAAGGTAAGACAAGATGTTTATGAGATGATGAAGTTTTGGTTAGAAAAAGGAATTGATGGATTCCGCATGGATGTTATCAATTTTATATCTAAAGAAGAAGGGCTACCAGCTGTTGAAACAGATGAAGATGGTTATGTTTCAGGTCATAAACATTTTATGAACGGTCCAAACATTCATAAATATTTACATGAAATGCATGAAGAAGTATTATCGCATTATGATATTATGACGGTTGGTGAGATGCCAGGTGTAACGACAGAAGAAGCCCAACTGTATACTGGAGAAGAACGAAAAGAGTTGCAAATGGTATTCCAATTTGAACATATGGATTTAGATTCAGGAGAAGGTGGAAAGTGGGATGTAAAACCATGCTCACTTCTTACTTTAAAAGAGAATTTAACAAAGTGGCAAAAAGCATTAGAGCATACAGGATGGAATAGCCTTTATTGGAATAATCATGATCAGCCTCGCGTTGTATCTCGTTTTGGTAATGATGGAATGTATCGCATTGAATCAGCAAAAATGTTAGCGACAGTTCTTCATATGATGAAAGGAACGCCATATATTTATCAAGGAGAAGAAATCGGAATGACGAACGTCCGATTTGAGTCGATTAATGAATATCGAGATATTGAAACGTTAAATATGTATAAAGAAAAAGTGATAGACCATGGTGAAGATATAGAAAAAGTAATGGAATCTATTTATATAAAGGGCCGTGATAATGCTAGAACTCCGATGCAGTGGAATGATCAGAATCACGCTGGATTTACAAAAGGTGAACCTTGGATTACTGTAAATCCTAACTATAAAGAGATTAATGTGAAACAAGCAATTCAAGATGAAGGTTCAATTTTTTATTACTATAAGAAATTAATTGAACTACGCAAAAATAATGAAATAGTTGTATATGGATCATATGATTTAATATTAGATAATGACCCTTCTATTTTTGCTTATGTAAGAACATATAGAGATGAAAAACTACTTGTCATTGCAAACTTTACTGCGGATGAAAGTGTATTTGAAATGCCTAAGGATATTGGTTATAGTGAATCAGAGTTATTTATACACAATTACGATGTAGAAATCGGATCGATAGATAACATTCCATTACGTCCGTATGAAGCGATAGTATTCAAATTGAAATAA
- a CDS encoding ABC transporter ATP-binding protein — protein sequence MAELKLENIYKIYDNNVTAVTDFNLHIQDKEFIVFVGPSGCGKSTTLRMVAGLEDISKGDFSIDGKLMNDVPPKDRDIAMVFQNYALYPHMSVYDNMAFGLKLRKIPKDEIDRRVKDAAKILGLEQYLDRKPKALSGGQRQRVALGRAIVRDAKVFLMDEPLSNLDAKLRVAMRSEISKLHHRLGTTTIYVTHDQTEAMTMASRLVVMKDGKIQQIGTPKEVYETPENIFVGGFIGSPAMNFFRGKLTETDFVIDNTIKIKVSEGKMKMLREQGYVNKEIVLGIRPEDIHDELLFLEASQSTAFTTKIEVAELLGAESILYMKLGNQDFAARVDARHTFSPGDQIKLAFDMNKAHFFDNQTEQRIR from the coding sequence ATGGCAGAACTTAAATTAGAAAACATTTATAAGATATATGATAATAACGTAACAGCTGTAACTGATTTTAATTTACACATTCAAGATAAAGAATTTATCGTATTTGTCGGTCCTTCTGGATGCGGAAAATCTACAACATTACGAATGGTAGCTGGACTTGAAGATATTTCAAAAGGCGATTTTTCAATTGATGGTAAACTAATGAATGATGTTCCTCCAAAAGATCGAGATATCGCAATGGTATTCCAAAACTACGCTCTTTATCCACATATGAGTGTATATGATAATATGGCATTTGGATTAAAACTTCGAAAAATACCAAAAGATGAAATCGATCGTCGTGTGAAAGATGCAGCAAAAATTTTAGGACTTGAACAATATTTAGATAGAAAACCGAAAGCATTATCAGGTGGACAGCGCCAACGTGTTGCGTTAGGTAGAGCAATCGTTCGAGATGCAAAAGTTTTCTTAATGGATGAACCATTATCAAACTTAGATGCTAAACTCCGTGTTGCAATGCGCTCAGAAATTTCTAAGCTACATCATCGCCTGGGAACAACAACAATTTATGTAACACATGACCAAACAGAAGCAATGACTATGGCTTCGCGTCTTGTCGTTATGAAGGATGGAAAAATCCAACAAATTGGAACTCCAAAAGAAGTATACGAAACACCAGAAAACATTTTCGTGGGTGGATTTATCGGCTCACCAGCGATGAATTTCTTCCGTGGTAAATTGACTGAAACCGATTTCGTTATAGATAATACTATAAAAATTAAAGTATCTGAAGGAAAAATGAAGATGCTACGTGAACAAGGCTATGTAAATAAGGAAATTGTTTTAGGTATTCGCCCAGAGGACATTCATGATGAACTACTATTTTTAGAAGCTTCGCAATCTACTGCCTTCACAACAAAAATTGAAGTCGCTGAATTATTAGGTGCTGAATCCATTTTATATATGAAACTTGGAAATCAAGATTTTGCAGCACGTGTAGATGCAAGACATACATTTTCACCTGGTGACCAAATTAAATTAGCATTTGATATGAATAAAGCGCATTTCTTTGATAACCAAACTGAACAACGTATTCGCTAA
- a CDS encoding SDR family NAD(P)-dependent oxidoreductase produces MTVRLIEGVMKMKLAGKVAIVTGGGIGIGRNTALLLAKQGAKVIVTDIDQESGQATVEEIMNLGGEALFVSYDMGKQGDWQRVISITLNAFSRIDMLFQNAGLYKIDSIFSRQQENDSNVLCINDVWIEIKQLTSSFMKQQEEVVLSDLPIFGIISTKGQSFHTVEALV; encoded by the coding sequence ATGACGGTAAGACTTATAGAAGGGGTAATGAAAATGAAGCTTGCAGGAAAAGTTGCTATCGTAACTGGCGGTGGCATCGGTATTGGACGTAATACAGCTCTTTTGTTGGCTAAACAAGGCGCAAAAGTTATTGTGACGGACATTGATCAAGAGAGTGGACAAGCAACAGTGGAGGAAATTATGAATCTAGGCGGAGAAGCACTTTTTGTATCCTATGATATGGGAAAGCAAGGAGATTGGCAACGCGTTATTAGCATTACTTTGAATGCATTCAGTCGCATTGATATGCTTTTTCAAAATGCTGGTTTATATAAAATAGATTCTATTTTTTCTCGCCAACAAGAGAACGATTCCAATGTACTTTGTATTAATGACGTTTGGATAGAGATAAAACAATTAACGTCATCTTTTATGAAACAGCAAGAAGAAGTGGTGCTTAGTGATTTACCGATTTTCGGCATTATTAGCACGAAAGGACAATCATTTCATACAGTAGAAGCCCTAGTATAA
- a CDS encoding RDD family protein has product MKLKMHRPALVMNRIGASLIDMFLISVMYGAVVAIMTGNYSAMFKRFNISLGDFRYDFAVVFILMAIYFIVLPFLWNGVTLGKKVTRIKLISLKSEKLTLQTLIIRFFVVLLPNVLLLGIPLICNVYMMLFRKDNCGFQDLMTKTKVISLV; this is encoded by the coding sequence ATGAAGTTAAAGATGCATCGTCCAGCGCTTGTAATGAATCGCATAGGTGCTTCCCTAATTGACATGTTTTTAATCTCGGTTATGTATGGTGCAGTAGTAGCTATTATGACCGGAAACTATAGTGCTATGTTTAAGCGCTTTAATATAAGCTTAGGTGATTTTAGATATGATTTCGCAGTAGTTTTCATATTAATGGCGATATATTTTATTGTATTACCCTTTCTTTGGAACGGTGTAACTCTTGGTAAAAAGGTAACGAGAATAAAATTAATTTCATTGAAGAGTGAAAAGCTAACGTTGCAAACATTAATTATAAGATTTTTTGTAGTGTTATTACCGAACGTATTGCTATTAGGAATTCCATTAATATGTAATGTATATATGATGTTGTTCCGCAAAGATAATTGTGGTTTTCAGGATTTAATGACAAAAACGAAAGTAATAAGTCTTGTATAA
- a CDS encoding DUF3997 domain-containing protein has protein sequence MKKWIILFVAFLLTGCAGNTSHLTYTVNDEYELIRTSGNAFELFPSQDAVYATQYIPAKITDIAWDDKYIIAKQTEEKSDPNNPDAAIANRKSEHYWIIDVKHNKRFGPYNEKQFNEQKDAFKIKVPFQNVDLYIKEIKKQSA, from the coding sequence TTGAAAAAATGGATAATCCTATTCGTCGCCTTCCTATTAACTGGTTGTGCAGGAAACACAAGTCACTTAACTTATACGGTTAACGATGAATACGAACTCATACGTACTTCTGGAAATGCATTTGAACTTTTCCCCTCGCAAGATGCTGTATATGCCACACAATACATCCCTGCAAAAATTACAGACATTGCTTGGGATGATAAATACATTATTGCAAAACAAACTGAGGAAAAATCAGATCCAAATAACCCTGACGCAGCAATTGCAAATAGAAAAAGTGAACATTATTGGATTATTGACGTAAAGCACAATAAACGTTTCGGTCCCTACAATGAAAAGCAATTTAATGAACAAAAAGATGCGTTTAAAATTAAGGTGCCTTTTCAAAATGTAGATTTATACATAAAAGAAATAAAAAAACAGTCAGCATAA
- a CDS encoding DUF4184 family protein produces the protein MPFTFAHPAAVLPFAKKHSKHISVTALILGSMAPDFEYFLHFRPYGVIGHTWLGFLYLNLPLVFLLAYIYHYILKKPFITHLPKPFAGYYSYAIDERWGLHTWKEFFVFCYSALFGMLTHVVWDAFTHNTGYFVMKIPLLQIELRSIPLYKYMQHGSTCVGLLLLLYVLWKYKDETGKDMIVALEKRKYWVSIIIVTAFIFIVHAFLDPYFHIFQIGGIIVSGLTSSFCGIVIVSIVYKARD, from the coding sequence ATGCCGTTTACATTTGCACATCCAGCAGCAGTTCTTCCTTTTGCGAAAAAGCATTCTAAACATATTTCAGTAACGGCTCTTATATTAGGTAGTATGGCGCCTGACTTTGAATATTTTTTACACTTTAGACCCTATGGTGTTATTGGCCATACATGGCTTGGGTTCTTATATTTAAATTTACCGCTTGTATTTCTACTCGCATACATATATCATTACATTTTAAAAAAGCCGTTTATAACGCATTTGCCTAAACCGTTTGCTGGTTATTATTCATATGCAATAGATGAGAGGTGGGGGCTACATACCTGGAAAGAATTCTTTGTATTTTGCTATTCTGCATTATTCGGTATGCTCACGCATGTCGTTTGGGATGCATTTACTCATAATACAGGCTATTTCGTTATGAAAATACCATTGTTACAAATTGAATTACGCAGTATTCCATTGTATAAATATATGCAACATGGGAGTACATGTGTTGGCTTATTATTGCTATTATACGTACTATGGAAGTATAAAGATGAAACAGGGAAAGATATGATTGTAGCTTTAGAAAAAAGAAAGTATTGGGTTTCTATAATCATTGTGACAGCTTTTATATTTATCGTGCATGCGTTCTTAGATCCTTATTTTCATATTTTCCAAATTGGAGGTATAATAGTATCTGGACTGACAAGTTCATTTTGTGGAATTGTCATTGTTTCTATAGTTTACAAAGCAAGGGACTAA
- a CDS encoding AAA family ATPase, with the protein MIDVPFLQNVTLKKENIPSFSAYPYCLPAIRTLQSLAFHPNVTFIIGENGTGKSTLLEGIAIALGFNAEGGTKNFRFSTNDSHSSLHEYLRISKSFNTPNDGFFLRAESFYNVASYIDEIDAIKSYGGVSLHEQSHGESFFSLFMNRFSGQGLYILDEPEAALSPMRQLSMLIRMHELAEQGSQFVIATHSPILMAYPESTIYSLTQEGIHESTLEETEHYQTTKLFFENRDRLFHHLFKS; encoded by the coding sequence TTGATTGACGTACCCTTTTTACAAAATGTCACATTAAAAAAAGAAAATATCCCTAGTTTTTCCGCATATCCTTACTGTTTACCCGCTATTCGAACATTACAGTCACTAGCTTTCCATCCAAATGTAACATTCATTATTGGAGAAAACGGAACAGGTAAATCAACATTACTTGAAGGAATTGCAATTGCGTTAGGTTTTAATGCAGAAGGTGGAACGAAGAATTTCCGCTTTAGCACAAACGATTCACATTCATCTTTACATGAATACCTTCGAATTTCCAAAAGTTTCAATACACCAAACGACGGTTTCTTTCTTCGCGCTGAATCATTTTATAACGTTGCTTCTTATATTGATGAAATAGATGCTATAAAATCTTACGGCGGCGTTTCACTACACGAACAATCTCACGGCGAATCATTCTTTTCCTTATTTATGAACCGTTTTTCAGGACAAGGTTTATACATTTTAGATGAGCCTGAGGCAGCTTTATCACCGATGAGACAACTTTCCATGCTCATTCGAATGCATGAGCTAGCGGAACAAGGTTCACAATTTGTTATTGCGACGCATTCTCCTATTTTAATGGCTTACCCTGAATCTACTATATACTCTTTAACACAAGAGGGAATTCACGAATCCACATTAGAAGAAACTGAGCATTACCAAACGACGAAACTTTTCTTTGAAAATCGCGATCGATTATTCCATCATCTATTTAAGTCGTAA
- a CDS encoding acetyl-CoA C-acetyltransferase, translating to MHNVVITAAVRSPIGTFGGALKNVTPVELAVPVLQEAVKRGGVEPHEVDEVILGHCIQRTDEANTARTAALAAGFPDTVTGYTIQRQCSSGMQAIMSAAMQIQLGVSDVVVAGGVEAMSSSPYALKQHRWGQRLQHGEIRDTVWEVLEDPIHHIMMGETAENLVEQYEITREEQDEVALRSHTLALKAIESGYFDDQIVPITIKERRKEVVFSQDEHPRADITAEKLAGLKPAFRKDGSVTAGNASGLNDGSAVLVLMSEEKAKEKGLQPLARIVGYSVAGVDPKIMGIGPAPAIRKGLEKVDWSLEDADLLEINEAFAAQYLAVEKELGLDREKVNVNGSGVGLGHPIGCTGARITVSLIHELKRRGLEKGIASLCVGGGIGVALFIEAL from the coding sequence ATGCATAATGTTGTTATTACAGCTGCAGTTCGTTCGCCAATTGGAACTTTTGGAGGAGCGCTAAAAAATGTAACGCCAGTAGAATTAGCTGTTCCTGTACTTCAGGAAGCTGTAAAACGAGGCGGGGTAGAACCACATGAAGTTGATGAAGTGATTTTAGGTCATTGTATTCAAAGAACTGATGAAGCAAATACGGCGAGAACAGCTGCATTAGCGGCAGGATTTCCTGACACAGTTACGGGATATACAATCCAACGTCAATGTTCTTCAGGTATGCAAGCAATTATGTCAGCTGCAATGCAAATCCAATTAGGTGTAAGTGATGTTGTTGTTGCAGGTGGAGTAGAAGCGATGAGTTCGAGCCCTTATGCATTGAAACAGCACCGCTGGGGACAACGTCTACAGCACGGAGAAATTCGTGACACGGTGTGGGAAGTGTTAGAAGATCCGATTCACCATATTATGATGGGTGAAACAGCGGAAAATTTAGTTGAACAATATGAAATTACAAGAGAGGAACAAGATGAAGTTGCTCTTCGCAGTCATACATTGGCACTGAAGGCAATCGAGTCTGGATACTTTGACGATCAAATTGTTCCTATTACAATAAAAGAACGTAGAAAAGAAGTAGTATTTTCGCAGGATGAGCATCCACGTGCAGATATTACAGCGGAAAAATTAGCAGGGTTAAAACCAGCATTCCGTAAAGATGGATCTGTAACTGCAGGTAATGCATCTGGCCTGAATGACGGAAGTGCAGTTCTAGTATTAATGAGCGAAGAAAAAGCGAAAGAAAAAGGCTTACAACCGTTAGCGAGAATTGTTGGATATTCAGTAGCTGGAGTAGACCCGAAAATTATGGGTATTGGACCAGCACCAGCAATCCGAAAAGGATTAGAGAAAGTAGATTGGTCATTAGAAGATGCAGATTTACTTGAAATTAATGAAGCTTTCGCGGCTCAATATTTAGCTGTAGAGAAAGAGTTAGGCTTAGACCGTGAAAAAGTGAACGTAAACGGTAGTGGCGTAGGACTTGGGCATCCAATTGGTTGTACAGGGGCTCGTATTACAGTAAGTTTAATTCACGAATTAAAAAGACGTGGTTTAGAAAAAGGAATTGCCTCTTTATGCGTTGGTGGCGGTATCGGGGTTGCCTTATTTATAGAAGCACTATAA
- a CDS encoding NUDIX hydrolase produces MGYIEELRKVVGTRPLILVGSAIIILNDNQEVLLQYRSDTYNWGVPGGAMELGETTEETARRELFEETGLTAKIMQFLGVLSGKEVYFRYPNGDEIFNVIHLYQAHHVSGELKLDHEGLKLRYFPVDKLPKLNETTEKILQKFLYALTE; encoded by the coding sequence TGGTACAAGGCCGCTTATTCTCGTAGGATCAGCAATCATTATATTAAATGATAATCAAGAAGTATTGCTTCAATATCGTTCAGATACATATAATTGGGGTGTACCTGGTGGGGCGATGGAACTGGGCGAAACGACAGAAGAAACTGCACGTAGAGAGTTATTTGAGGAAACGGGGTTAACTGCAAAAATAATGCAATTTCTTGGTGTTCTATCAGGAAAAGAAGTATATTTCCGTTATCCGAATGGCGATGAAATTTTCAATGTCATTCATCTGTATCAGGCACATCATGTGAGTGGGGAATTAAAGCTCGATCATGAAGGGTTGAAACTCCGATATTTTCCAGTAGATAAGTTGCCAAAATTGAATGAAACGACAGAGAAAATTTTACAAAAGTTTTTATATGCACTGACAGAATAG